From a region of the Nonlabens sp. Hel1_33_55 genome:
- a CDS encoding TIGR02757 family protein → MNKKELKEFLDHKVEIYNKPDFIPHDPIQIPHRFTDPSDIAYSGFLTATISWGNRKSIINNATKLMDLMDNSPADFIRNFQSTDLDRFDGFVHRTFNSEDCKTFMRALQDIELRDDGLENAFAKANKSASNLQEGISKFKKRFFEIEHLNRTQKHVSDPMKNSSAKRINMFLRWMVRSDNNGVDFGIWNQLSMSDLSLPLDVHTGNISRKLKLLKRKQNDAKAVLELDTALRKLDPLDPVKYDYALFGLGVFDDL, encoded by the coding sequence ATGAATAAGAAAGAGCTTAAAGAATTTCTGGACCACAAGGTAGAAATCTACAATAAGCCAGATTTCATACCTCACGATCCTATTCAAATCCCGCATCGATTTACAGATCCTAGTGACATCGCTTACTCTGGTTTTTTAACCGCGACCATATCCTGGGGCAATCGCAAATCCATCATCAATAACGCCACTAAGTTGATGGATCTCATGGACAATTCGCCAGCAGATTTTATCAGAAATTTCCAATCCACGGATCTGGATCGATTTGATGGATTTGTCCACAGAACCTTCAATAGCGAGGACTGCAAGACATTTATGAGAGCGTTGCAGGATATTGAGTTGCGTGATGATGGTTTGGAAAACGCTTTCGCGAAAGCGAACAAATCTGCATCAAATCTGCAAGAAGGAATCTCTAAGTTCAAGAAACGTTTCTTTGAAATTGAGCACCTAAACAGAACGCAGAAACATGTGAGCGATCCCATGAAAAATAGCAGCGCTAAACGCATCAATATGTTTTTGAGATGGATGGTTAGGAGCGATAACAATGGCGTTGATTTTGGAATCTGGAACCAGTTATCGATGAGTGACCTATCCTTACCACTGGATGTCCATACAGGAAATATTTCAAGAAAACTCAAGTTGCTGAAGCGTAAACAGAATGACGCAAAAGCAGTATTGGAGCTAGACACAGCTCTTAGAAAATTAGACCCGCTAGATCCTGTAAAATATGATTACGCCCTTTTTGGATTAGGAGTTTTTGACGATTTGTAA